Proteins encoded by one window of Aspergillus puulaauensis MK2 DNA, chromosome 4, nearly complete sequence:
- the RPS19 gene encoding 40S ribosomal protein eS19 (COG:J;~EggNog:ENOG410PMW7;~InterPro:IPR038111,IPR018277,IPR001266,IPR036390;~PFAM:PF01090;~go_component: GO:0005840 - ribosome [Evidence IEA];~go_function: GO:0003735 - structural constituent of ribosome [Evidence IEA];~go_process: GO:0006412 - translation [Evidence IEA]) produces the protein MGGVTVRDVDSQKFITAYAAFLKRQGKLPIPGWVDTVKTSASNELPPQDADWYYVRAAAVARHIYLRKTVGVGRLRKVHGSTRNRGARPAHHVDASGAVERKVLQSLEKIGVLEQDEDKGGRRITQSGQRDLDRIAKTTVDEEESDDE, from the exons ATGGGCGGAGTCACGGTTCGAGATGTCGAC TCGCAAAAGTTCATCACAGCCTACGCTGCTTTCCTGAAGCGTCAGGGCAAGCTCCCCATCCCTG GTTGGGTTGACACTGTCAAgacctccgcctccaacGAACTCCCTCCCCAGGACGCCGACTGGTACTACGTCCGCGCTGCCGCCGTCGCCCGTCACATCTACCTCCGCAAGACCGTCGGTGTTGGCCGCCTGCGCAAGGTTCACGGCTCTACCAGGAACCGTGGTGCCCGCCCCGCCCACCACGTTGACGCCTCCGGCGCCGTCGAGCGCAAGGTCCTCCAGTCCCTTGAGAAGATCGGTGTCCTCGAGCAGGACGAGGACAAGGGTGGCCGCCGCATCACCCAGTCTGGCCAGCGTGATCTTGACCGAATTGCCAAGACCActgttgacgaggaggagtCGGATGACGAGTAA
- the ilv3B gene encoding putative mitochondrial dihydroxy acid dehydratase (COG:E;~EggNog:ENOG410PKQ6;~InterPro:IPR004404,IPR000581,IPR037237,IPR042096, IPR020558;~PFAM:PF00920;~go_function: GO:0003824 - catalytic activity [Evidence IEA];~go_function: GO:0004160 - dihydroxy-acid dehydratase activity [Evidence IEA];~go_process: GO:0009082 - branched-chain amino acid biosynthetic process [Evidence IEA]) — MDPTNPAKYIDFPVLPDDAKHADGSPALNRHSTHITRGHDFPGAKAMLYAAGVPDKESMAKSPQVGIASVWWEGNPCNMHLMDLATTAKKAISDRGMIGWQYNTIGVSDAISMGSEGMRFSLQSREIIADSVETVTCAQYHDACIAIPGCDKNMPGVVMGMARHNRPSIMIYGGTIQKGYSDTLRKHVSVSTCFEAAGAYAYDTLRQPDDGGDTSKTKDDIMDDLEKHACPSAGACGGMFTANTMATAIESMGLSLPGSSSTPASSPSKMRECVKAADAIKTCLEKNIRPRDLLTKKSFENALVITMALGGSTNGVLHFLGMAGTAGVNLTLDDIQRVSNKIPFIADLSPSGRFYMADLYEIGGIPSVQKLLIAAGLMDGDIPTITGKTLAENVASHPSLPQDQVIIRPLNNPIKSTGHIQILKGNLAPGGAVAKITGKEGTKFTGKARVFNKEHELNDALTQGKIPRGENLVLIVRYEGPKGGPGMPEQLKASAALMGAKLTNIALITDGRYSGASHGFIVGHIVPEAAVGGPIAVVQDGDLVTINAERNELSMDVSDEEIQRRLKEWKPPAPNVTRGVLAKYRQLVGDASSGAMTDLF; from the exons ATGGACCCCACCAACCCCGCCAAGTACATCGACTTCCCTGTCCTTCCTGACGACGCAAAACATGCCGATGGCAGTCCAGCATTGAACCGTCACTCTACACACATCACCCGCGGCCATGACTTCCCCGGGGCGAAG GCCATGCTATACGCCGCCGGCGTTCCTGACAAGGAATCCATGGCTAAAAGCCCCCAAGTTGGAATTGCATCGGTCTGGTGGGAGGGAAACCCCTGTAACATGCATCTAATGGACCTCGCTACGACTGCGAAAAAAGCGATATCTGACCGCGGAATGATCGGATGGCAATACAATACCATTGGAGTGAGCGATGCGATCTCAATGGGCAGCGAAG GTATGCGGTTTTCGCTTCAATCCCGTGAGATAATCGCCGACAGTGTTGAGACCGTTACTTGCGCTCAGTACCACGATGCCTGCATTGCTATCCCGGGCTGTGACAAGAACATGCCAGGAGTAGTAATGGGTATGGCGAGACACAACCGGCCATCCATAATGATCTACGGTGGGACAATACAGAAAGGTTATTCCGACACGCTTCGCAAGCACGTCAGCGTTTCCACGTGCTTTGAAGCTGCAGGCGCGTACGCATATGATACCCTACGCCAAccggatgatggaggtgataCAAGCAAAACAAAGGATGATATCATGGATGACCTAGAAAAGCATGCTTGCCCCAGCGCGGGTGCATGCGGAGGCATGTTCACCGCAAATACAATGGCCACTGCAATTGAATCTATGGGATTGTCCCTGCCGGGATCGTCATCAACGCCTGCGTCGTCACCGTCTAAGATGCGAGAATGTGTCAAGGCAGCCGACGCTATCAAAACCTGCCTTGAAAAGAATATCCGGCCCCGCGACTTGCTCACCAAGAAATCGTTTGAGAACGCATTGGTAATAACCATGGCTTTAGGAGGATCTACCAACGGAGTGCTGCATTTCCTGGGAATGGCGGGGACTGCTGGGGTTAACCTCACGTTGGATGATATCCAAAGAGTCAGCAACAAGATCCCCTTTATTGCAGACCTCTCTCCCAGCGGGCGGTTCTACATGGCCGATCTATACGAGATCGGCGGAATTCCCTCCGTTCAGAAGCTCCTCATCGCAGCAGGCTTAATGGACGGTGATATTCCGACAATCACAGGCAAGACCCTGGCCGAAAACGTAGCCTCACACCCATCACTACCGCAAGACCAAGTTATAATCCGACCCCTAAACAACCCCATCAAATCAACCGGCCatatccaaatcctcaaaGGCAACCTCGCCCCCGGTGGCGCTGTCGCCAAAATCACAGGAAAAGAGGGGACCAAGTTCACCGGCAAAGCACGCGTCTTCAACAAAGAACACGAACTCAATGATGCCCTCACACAAGGCAAGATCCCGCGCGGCGAGAatctcgtcctcatcgttCGCTACGAAGGACCCAAGGGTGGTCCAGGCATGCCCGAACAACTCAAAGCCAGCGCGGCGCTTATGGGAGCTAAACTCACCAACATCGCACTCATCACTGACGGGCGGTATTCCGGTGCCTCGCATGGCTTCATTGTTGGCCACATCGTGCCAGAGGCGGCAGTGGGAGGTCCAATTGCTGTTGTTCAGGATGGGGATTTGGTCACCATTAACGCAGAACGGAATGAACTCAGCATGGATGTTTCGGATGAGGAAATCCAGCGGCGCTTGAAGGAGTGGAAGCCACCGGCGCCGAATGTTACTCGTGGTGTGCTGGCGAAGTATAGGCAGTTGGTTGGGGATGCTTCGTCTGGTGCTATGACGGATCTGTTTTGA
- a CDS encoding uncharacterized protein (COG:S;~EggNog:ENOG410PQQ8;~InterPro:IPR032710) yields the protein MSYNITSSPALSPNASNKMISFLESFYRTSDDESQHDAYVDSFTKDATLIMGPKTAKGSDEIRTLRHGLWTHVASRKHTPTKVFFGGDDELMLYGTVKYTLRANPEGQVEVPWAGRVVFGEEGKMKFYQVYLDPSAQSGKK from the exons ATGTCCTACAACATAACCTCCTCCCCCGCGCTCTCCCCCAACGCCTCCAACAAAATGATCTCCTTCCTGGAATCCTTTTACCGCACCAGCGACGACGAATCTCAGCACGACGCATACGTCGACTCCTTCACCAAGGATGCAACACTGATTATGGGCCCCAAGACCGCCAAGGGCTCGGATG AAATCCGCACACTCCGCCACGGCCTCTGGACGCATGTTGCGTCGCGCAAGCATACGCCGACTAAGGTCTTCTTCGGtggagatgatgagctcATGCTCTATGGGACGGTGAAGTATACCCTGCGGGCGAACCCAGAGGGGCAGGTTGAGGTTCCGTGGGCGGGGAGAGTGGTGTTTGGGGAGGAAGGGAAGATGAAGTTTTATCAGGTTTATCTG GATCCTTCGGCTCAGTCTGGGAAGAAATAG